Proteins from a genomic interval of Arachis hypogaea cultivar Tifrunner chromosome 10, arahy.Tifrunner.gnm2.J5K5, whole genome shotgun sequence:
- the LOC112717329 gene encoding uncharacterized protein — translation MEESINQDLPRNNNAENNSASNERSLPPVSNENQSQTSSVRGKTDPAWRYVALQNINGKPHYQCLFCLSTFGGGGINRMKKHLAKMGGDIKKCSKVPYDVEKQMEDLLKEIQKSKTSKRKVSFNEEGTDECEDAIDEAIAQEEQQTPSQLPTKEVVGGDPKKKAKIIIPPMFAPRTTPGSQKSLKSVFQNKEALHEVDKRVARWLLDCRIPFNAVTSPFFQDMLDGVAGFGPGYKGPSYDSLRVNLLADLKRECQMVVDSYRSAWKETGCTLMADGWTDQRQRTLINFLVYCSKGLCFVKSVDASSMVKNASSLRDLFSEVIEWIGPDNVVHVVTDNAANNVAAGRLINKKFENIHWSPCAAHCLNLILKDISSMPHISSLATRASKITVFVYNHTVFLSWLRQKEDWREIVRPGATRFATVFLTLMSIFERKSELQQLVVDTHFTGHKLGRSANGRAVSAIILDNKFWDDCFTVCQIVSLLIKLLRLVDADDKPSLGIVYEGMLRAENGIKEMFKHRKSAYQPYTEIINSRWDKHLKKNLHAAAYFLNPDCFFSENYRESPDVMRSLLDLVTLHCKVNNLDSVDAMKEIHLYRDRKESFDRPEAVPAAKKLQPDEWWRLFGSSAPCLQKMAVRILSQASASSGCERNWSLFDQIHTARRNRLEHDRLSDIVYVTYNLRLKSRKKRKQKSQYDPIDIETIDKVDFWVTEEVVEKEPDLPSNIEDLLDEIDADLDQGGGGGSTSTFYAAPLAFSGPSSGNEGDEINDANMQQIMEDFDG, via the exons ATGGAAGAAAGTATCAACCAAGACCTACCTAGGAATAATAATGCTGAAAATAATTCTGCTTCGAATGAACGTTCTCTTCCTCCCGTGAGTAACGAAAATCAGTCACAAACTTCTAGTGTTCGGGGAAAAACTGATCCTGCTTGGAGATACGTTGCTTTACAGAATATAAATGGAAAGCCGCATTACCAATGTTTATTTTGTCTGAGTACTTTTGGGGGCGGGGGAATTAATAGAATGAAAAAGCATTTGGCGAAGATGGGTGGAGACATTAAGAAGTGTTCTAAGGTCCCGTATGATGTAGAAAAACAAATGGAAGATTTGTTGAAAGAGATTCAGAAAAGTAAAACTAGTAAAAGGAAAGTAAGTTTCAACGAAGAGGGTACCGATGAGTGTGAGGATGCAATTGATGAAGCAATAGCGCAAGAGGAACAACAAACTCCGAGTCAGTTACCAACTAAGGAGGTTGTTGGAGGCGAtccaaaaaagaaagcaaaaatcatTATTCCTCCTATGTTTGCACCAAGAACAACTCCGGGAAGTCAAAAAAGTCTAAAAAGCGTGTTTCAAAACAAAGAGGCGCTTCATGAAGTTGATAAGCGAGTGGCTAGATGGCTTTTGGATTGTAGGATTCCTTTCAATGCGGTTACGTCACCTTTTTTTCAAGATATGTTGGATGGTGTAGCTGGCTTTGGGCCTGGTTATAAAGGTCCTTCTTATGACTCTTTGAGGGTTAATTTATTAGCCGATCTCAAAAGGGAGTGTCAAATGGTTGTTGATAGCTATAGGTCTGCTTGGAAAGAAACTGGATGTACTCTCATGGCTGATGGTTGGACAGATCAAAGGCAAAGAACATTGattaattttttggtttattgTTCGAAAGGGTTGTGCTTTGTGAAATCTGTAGATGCCTCAAGTATGGTTAAAAATGCTTCTAGCTTGCGTGACTTGTTTTCAGAGGTGATTGAATGGATTGGACCTGATAATGTTGTTCATGTAGTGACCGATAATGCTGCGAATAATGTTGCTGCTGGTAGGCTTATtaataagaaatttgaaaatattcaCTGGTCACCTTGTGCTGCTCATTGCTTGAATCTTATTCTAAAAGATATAAGCAGCATGCCACATATTTCTAGCCTTGCAACACGTGCTTCGAAGATTACCGTGTTTGTATATAATCATACGGTGTTCTTGTCCTGGCTAAGACAAAAAGAGGATTGGAGGGAGATTGTTCGTCCAGGTGCAACTCGTTTTGCCACTGTCTTCCTCACATTGATGAGTATCTTTGAGCGCAAATCGGAATTACAACAATTGGTTGTTGATACACACTTTACCGGACACAAATTAGGAAGGAGTGCTAATGGGAGAGCTGTGAGTGCAATTATCCTAGACAATAAATTTTGGGATGATTGTTTTACTGTATGCCAAATTGTGAGTCTGTTGATTAAATTGCTGAGGTTGGTAGATGCCGATGATAAACCATCATTGGGAATTGTTTATGAAGGTATGCTGAGGGCAGAAAATGGAATCAAAGAAATGTTCAAGCATAGGAAGAGTGCATATCAACCTTACACAGAGATTATCAACTCAAGATGGGATaaacatttgaaaaaaaatcttcaCGCAGCAGCCTATTTCTTGAATCCTGATTGCTTTTTTTCTGAAAATTATAGAGAATCACCTGATGTCATGCGATCTTTACTTGATCTTGTTACATTGCATTGCAAGGTTAATAATTTAGATTCAGTTGATGCAATGAAAGAAATACACTTATATAGAGATCGAAAGGAAAGCTTTGATAGGCCTGAAGCTGTTCCAGCTGCAAAAAAACTTCAACCTG ATGAATGGTGGAGGTTATTTGGTAGTTCTGCTCCATGTTTACAAAAAATGGCAGTTCGCATTCTTAGCCAAGCATCTGCTTCTTCAGGGTGTGAAAGGAATTGGAGTCTTTTTGATCAAATTCATACAGCAAGAAGGAATAGATTGGAGCATGATAGGCTAAGTGATATTGtgtatgttacatataatttgcgTCTTAAATCCAG aaaaaaaagaaagcaaaagtcgCAATATGATCCAATTGATATTGAAACTATTGATAAGGTTGATTTTTGGGTGACGGAAGAGGTTGTTGAAAAAGAGCCTGATCTTCCAAGTAATATTGAAGACTTGCTTG ATGAGATTGATGCTGATTTAGatcaaggtggtggtggtggtagtactAGTACATTTTATGCTGCACCACTTGCTTTTTCTGGTCCAAGTAGTGGAAATGAAGGTGATGAAATCAATGACGCAAATATGCAGCAAATTATGGAGGATTTTGATGGTTGA
- the LOC112715171 gene encoding ubiquitin carboxyl-terminal hydrolase 4 has protein sequence MGAAGSKLEKALGDQFPEGERYFGLENFGNTCYCNSVLQALYFCVPFREQLLDYYANNKSMADAEENLLTCLADLFSQISSQKKKTGVIAPKRFVQRLKKQNELFRSYMHQDAHEFLNFLLNELVDILEKEAQSAKDDQDPLPPSEKVANGPIAGPVNGAKKEPLVTWVHKNFQGILTNETRCLQCETVTARDETFFDLSLDIEQNSSITSCLKNFSSTETLNAEDKFFCDKCCSLQEAQKRMKIKKPPQILVIHLKRFKYIEQLGRYKKLSYRVVFPLELKLSDTVEDADIEYSLFAVVVHVGSGPNHGHYVSLVKSHNHWLFFDDENVEMIDESAVQTFFGSSQEYSSNTDHGYILFYESIASGHKS, from the exons ATGGGTGCTGCGGGTTCCAAGCTCGAGAAGGCTCTCGGTGACCAATTCCCTGAAGGTGAACGTTACTTCGGCCTCGAGAATTTCGGCAACACTTGTTACTGCAACAGCGTTTTGCAG GCACTGTACTTCTGTGTCCCATTTCGTGAACAATTGTTAGATTATTATGCAAATAACAAAAGCATGGCAGATGCAGAGGAAAATCTTTTAACTTGCCTAGCTGACTTATTTTCACAG ATAAGTTCCCAAAAGAAGAAAACTGGTGTGATTGCTCCCAAAAGATTTGTACAGAGGTTGAAAAAACAAAATGAACTCTTCCGCAGCTATATGCACCAG GATGCCCATGAATTCTTGAACTTTTTGTTGAATGAACTTGTCGACATTTTGGAGAAAGAGGCCCAGTCTGCAAAAGATGATCAAGATCCATTACCGCCTTCTGAAAAGGTTGCAAATGGGCCTATAGCTGGTCCAGTTAATGGCGCCAAGAAAGAGCCTTTAGTTACTTGGGTTCATAAAAACTTTCAG GGAATACTCACCAATGAGACAAGGTGCCTACAATGCGAAACAGTGACTGCTAGGGATGAAACCTTTTTTGACTTGAGCCTCGACATTGAACAGAACAGTTCAATTACAAGCTGTTTGAAAAACTTCAGTTCAACAGAGACATTAAATGCCgaagataaatttttttgtgacaaATGCTGCAG TTTGCAAGAagctcagaagaggatgaagataaaGAAACCACCTCAAATCTTGGTCATCCATCTAAAACGGTTTAAGTATATTGAACAGCTTGGCCGCTACAAGAAGTTATCTTACCGGGTTGTCTTCCCCCTTGAGCTGAAGCTGAGTGATACCGTTGAAGATGCAGACATTGAGTATTCTCTGTTTGCAGTAGTTGTCCATGTTGGTAGTGGCCCTAACCATGGCCATTATGTTAGCCTTGTGAAAAGCCATAACCACTGGTTATTTTTTGACGACGAAAATGTTGAGATGATAGATGAGTCAGCCGTTCAGACATTCTTTGGGTCATCACAGGAATATTCCAGTAATACAGACCATGGTTACATTTTGTTCTACGAGAGCATAGCCTCTGGTCACAAGAGTTAG